ACTGAGCCTTTTCCAACCTCACGCTGACGCGTGGTGAAGGACGAGGACGGCCTGGACGACCGCTGTGATGCGGTTGGTGCTGCAGCGGAGCTTCCGTAGGAGACGCCAGCCCTTCAGGGTGGCCATGGCCTGTTCGCCGAGGCAGCGGATCTTGGCGTGCGTGCTGTTGTGGCGGCGCTGCCACCGCTTGAGTCGACGGCCGCGGAAGGGCACCCGGATGGAGCCGCCGGCGCCCTGGTATGCCTTGTCGGCCCAGCACTTGAGGTCGGCTTCGGTGAGTGCTTCGACGATCCCGTGAGTGCGGGCGGCGGTCAGGTCGTGGGTGGAGCCGGGCGACGCGGGCGAGGCCCACAGCAGGCGGCCGAACGGGTCGGTGAGGACCTGGACGTTCATGCCGTGGCGTTTATGTTTCCCCGAGTAGTACGGGGTGTCGGCGGCGATCCGGTCGATCGGCAGCAGGGTGCCGTCCAGGATCACGAACGCCTTGGTCCGCGCGATGCGCATCGCCTCGGCCAGGGTGGGCGCGAGCGCGGCCAGCACGTCGACGGCCTGGCGTATGTAGCGGTATGCGGTCGCGATGCCGATACCGAACCCGGCGGTGAGCCGGGCGTAGGTGTCGCCGCATCGCAGATGGGCCAGAACGAGCAGAGCCTGACGACCGGTGGTCAGACGCCGCCACCGGGTCCCGATCTCTTGCCGCCTGGCTGTCAGACGCCCGGTCAGGAACCGCAGGGTGCGACTGGGCAGGTCGATCGAGGACGGGTAGGCAAGCACGCGAAGCTCCTGGCGGACACGGGTGATCTTGGTCGAGAAACCCGTCTACCAGGAGCTTCGTCGTTCCGCAGTTCCGTCCAACACGTGTGACTGAGCGCTTCAGTTGGCCGGTTGAGCGTTGACCGGGCAGGTGCGGCGTATCCCCGTGCGGGCGCCGTCCCCGTTCTACTCCACCGGCTCGCGCCAGGCGGCGACGAGATCCTGGAAGCCCGAGAAACGGGTGCCAGGAACAGTCTCACCACTGATCGTCTCGCCGTTGAGCCAGCAGATGTCGAAGATGTCGGTCTCGGTGTCGAGGAGGCAGCACACACCACCGGTGGTGGCGGTGAGGTCGGTGAAGACATTCCTGACGCTTGCGGACTGCACGAACATCCGGCTCATGCTCGAGGTAGCGGCGGTGAACTGCAGTGACGCAAAGTTCGGGTGCCATGCGGGGGAGAACCTGACCGTCAGGTAGATGTACCCGACCGACACCCGTCCCTGCTCGTCGACCCTGTCGGAATCGCGGAGGAAGACCTCGCGCACCGCGTCGTCGACGCCGACGACGATCGAGGTGTCCAGTTCGAGCGAGCCGCCTGCCGAACAGTCGACCGGTTCGCTCTTGAACTTCGAGGTGAACGGCACGATCACCTGCTCTCCGCCCGGCAGGGTCACCGGAAGCGGCGGCGTCTCGCGGCCTTGGGGGGCGAGCACGGCCAGCCGGGTCAGCGCTCTCGCAACGTTCCGAGGGGGCATGAAGATCTTATAGCTGTAGTCCAGCCCCATACCGTCCCGCCTCCCCTGTCCTGAACCGTCATCCTGTCATGATCGGGATCGATCGCCCAGTTGATTCCAACGTGGCTGGCTTCGCCCGGACGCAGTCGGCAACGCAGCGCTCAGTCACAACACGCGGCCCCGCCGGCAGGTTGGAAATGGCTCACTGGCATTGAGAAGTCTCTGGGCATTCGCCGCCCTCCGGCACTCGCCCGGCGCCGACGCCCACTACCGGCGTCGCCGCGAGACCGGAGACTGGCACGCGGCAGCCCAGCGCAACCTCTTCAACCGCATGATCGGCCAGCTTTACCACTGCCTCCAGAAGCGCGAGCTCTTCGACGAGCAGTCCGCGTTCCCTGGCTCGCCCGAGCTTGTAGTCAATGCCGCTGAACTGGCAGCAGCTCGCTCACCCAAGCTGGCAGTTCGGGGTCATCGCGCCAGGCTGCGGTGATCGTGAGGAGGGCATCCCACGATGCATCGACGACGGGGCCAGGGGCAGCATTCTCAAGCTCTCCGTACAGTCGACGGCACAACTGGGACGTCACTTCATAGAGGGCTCCGTTGACCTCACTCACGCGTGCGAGTGCAGAACCCGGAGCCGGAGGCGGCTCCCCGTTGAGCCGGATGGTCGTAGCCGCGGCAGCGTACGTCCGTCCATGGATGAAGTCCCGCAGCGCGGCCACCTGTTCCCACGTTGGCAAGAAGCGCTGGAAAGGGGCCGATTCGGTCATGCCGCAAGGCTATCCGCGAGGTCGTCGTTGTTCGAGGTCCGGACCCCAGCGACTTGACGGCATAGCAACGTGAGGTGTCTCTGGGCCTTCTCCTCGATCACCGCCTCACCCGGCGCCAAAGCCCACTAGGAGTTGTCTTCAATGTCACGCCCACATCAGGAGCGAGGCGAGGGTGACGGCTGCTTGGTAGGACTCGGCGGTCTTGTCGTAGCGGGTCGCGATGCCGCGCCACTGCTTGAGGCGGTTGAAACACCGCTCCACCACGTTGCGGCGCTTGTAGAGCTGCTTGTCGAAGGCTGGCGGGCGTCCGC
The Streptomyces roseofulvus genome window above contains:
- a CDS encoding transposase family protein, with product MLAYPSSIDLPSRTLRFLTGRLTARRQEIGTRWRRLTTGRQALLVLAHLRCGDTYARLTAGFGIGIATAYRYIRQAVDVLAALAPTLAEAMRIARTKAFVILDGTLLPIDRIAADTPYYSGKHKRHGMNVQVLTDPFGRLLWASPASPGSTHDLTAARTHGIVEALTEADLKCWADKAYQGAGGSIRVPFRGRRLKRWQRRHNSTHAKIRCLGEQAMATLKGWRLLRKLRCSTNRITAVVQAVLVLHHASA